The DNA window CGGTTTTAACTCACCTTTGGCTCTCTGTGATCCGCAACAAGAGGTTTCTTACGTAATGATAATAGGGCTTAGACGGAGGATTCTTCCGCCGTTACGTTGCCGGATAATTATTTTGGAAACGCAATGCAGATTGGTGTGGTAAGGATGAAAGCAGTGGAACTACTTGAAGGTGGGATCGGAAAGGGAGCTGAGGAGATGAACAAGATGCTATGAGTCTCTGCTGAGACTCCGGTGTTGTTTCGACTCAGCGGCGCCATTGGTGGCAAGGCCTTGTCCACTGGAAGCTCACCAAGGTTCAATGTTTATGGCAATGACTTAGGTTGGGGAAAGCCTGTGGCGGTTAGGGCTGGATCGTATATGATTCATGGCAAGGAAGGACGAAGGTAGCATTGACATTCAAGTTTGTCTTCCTTATGAGTTATGAGATCTTGGAGGCCATGGGGAATGACCCTGAGTTCATGGATGCTGTTACTGTCGATTGATTTGAGGCTCAGGCAAAAAACTGCACGTCAATTATTCTTCAATTTGAACTTCAGACCAATGGAtatgttaaaacttaaaagtgtTGTCAAAGGTtaaatatgataattttttattttaatattaaaaagtgAATAGAATTTTACTTCAATGTTACAAAAAAATGGAGTAAAATGGAGTTTTACAGTGTTGTGAGCCTGTTTTTTACAAACACAATATCCAAAACACGTAATGCACACAAAGTCAGATGCAGTCgattttacgtgaagttgatatttgagagccgttagataaaaatttaatcaaatcagtcaaatcatctaacgataAAACTTTTACGTGAAATCGATTGCATCTGAATTTTCACCATTTACAATATAGAATCTgtgtattataatttaatatttttttgtgacattataatttaatattaaaataatacaatacacgatcaatatattatttttataaattaaaaaaataatttaacaatcCATCCTCTACAAATTTTACAACTcccaaaattttgtaaaatactgtagtttctaatattaaaaaattacccacattcttatttaatatctaaaaaattgaATCTAAATATGACATACCCGATTTATTATGCTTTTTCCATTTATTTATTCGGTAGTTCAGCAACTATTGACTATTGTGCAGCGCATTATTAGCAAGCGACTCAAAGTTGCTCATTATTGATGCTAGAGGTAGAGCAGTAGAGGTGACAGAATTTATTCTTTCGAAAACAtttgataattaatattttatactaataattaattttagtgactaattttattatacacataatataattattaaaaaactaataaaaaaatcaaaacctacTATTTTTCGTTTTATTTAATGTAATATGTAATGAATAAATACTAAAGTAAGTTTAGGCTATTTggattcattattttttcttagtattattgttatttttttataataattagttattaatatttaaatgtgtagactaaaaatatgttattagattattaaattaaaaaaattggattgATTTGGTCCTTtagtatttttcttatttttatttctatcaattattttaaatgtaTACCAAATTCagcattaaaattaattattagaatagaatacacattgaaatacaaaatatacgtaaaaataaattaacttacatgtatatatttatatataaatatataattactgattttaataattaattttaatgtgtaaatagtatttttgtattttaacacATCAATTATTGTGTGCTTGTCATGAACTATTGACACCTTCCctaataagaatataaatagataaaaactcacatacaaaaagatatttttgtgtagagttaataattaaaaattattagataataattattaaatatgttaaattatttaataatttttaattattaattttgtataaaaataactGCGAGTAAgctttattattaaatttataaaattttagttttaactCACATTATTTTTGAGTAAACACCATAATtagtttttaacaaattttacatTGAACActttagttttattattattctaaaaaatattattatcagaCTAATTAATCCTATTTTAAAATGATGGAGAACTCATTTTGTTTTATGGAAATAACTAtcaagaatttataaaaaaataaaaatttattaaaaattaaaatatcttatttaaaatttttgaaaaaagaataaatttatccCTGACTTTTTGGTTCGTAGATAGTTAAATCTCTGgagatttaaaaatacatttaagtgtttgacttttttaaaatttggataCATTGATCCCTGGATCTAATTTGTTTCATTTTAAAAACTCTCTCACGTGTGCATCCGTATCAACCAAGTCAGTACAACGAGAACTACATTTGATTTTTCTGTTGGGTTTGACAAACCCAAGTGAATATCAAAGATCGATATATCTACATTTTAAAAAAGTCAGcaacttaaatttattttcaaattttcgagaTCTTAAATATCAATGGATCAAAAAGTCAATAAcctatttattctttttatacaaatttctaATGATCATTTGAGTGTTTGCTATAGTTTTTTTATGCTGATTGGTGGCATTACGAAACTACTTTTTAGTTCAACTTATTGATATAGTAAATACCTAGTATTATTCACTTGAcattttttcctttcaaaatgtatttcatactttttttccctctttaatTAAGTTTCCAAACCTCTTTAATTCTTATTTCGAAAAGGAATTTCGCAATATGCTATGCATACGAAAAATAACCAAATGCCACGAGAAAACTTCAATATGTATCACAACAATATTAGTTGATAGCTTTCATAACAAACTTTCACTTGTTAGTTTCCACTTTTTGGCGTATATATACAAGAGGAAAACACAATACAACCACCAACTCTCctcacttaatttttttaaaaagtaaaataaaataaaataaaagaaccacaacaattttctttttcactaaAATTATACCGCACTGAAAAACACTAGAGTTTATTATGTATGAGCATTTCATATGTTAGATGATGGAAGTGGTGCTTTCTTGTTGgcacttttcttttttctccatAATTTCTTCCACAAACTTCCACTGCCCTGTTTCTTTGCAGGAACAATGGCCAAAGAATTAACAGCATCCTCATCGTCATTGCCTTTAGTTCCATTCAAAACTAAAATCTTTTCCAGGGTCTCTATATTGCCAGGAATGTTGGAGTGAGTTGTTTTGCCATCACTTTCTTTCGAAACCTTGGCCTTACTATCATCTTCGGCCAGCATTTGATCGAGCAGGGATCGATTTTTCACTCTCATATCTTTCTCGAGGGCAGGACTTGGACCCACATGCGAGGTATTGGCTGGTGCCGTGTTGGTAACTGCATTAGCAATGGCATTGTCAAAAAGAGCTGCATCCTTTGGTGCAGCTATCGCCTTCAACTGCTTTCCAAGGTTAAGAATGGTTTCTTGACACTCGGCCAGCTTCTCTGAAGCAGCTGTTATCTCCCAATCCTGCAGGAATTTATCAACACTCCTTAACTAAATGCCAGTGATGCACAACAGTGATCGTACACAAGCATAAATGAtactttaatttgtttattattcTAATAACTAAACTCCAATGGGGCTTTATCTTCAATGCTTTTAAGGGCGTGTTTGCAAGTTGGAGCTTTGGAAGAATGAATTTGGTCTTTGGGAAAGCAAAAACTACTTCACTCTACACCTCCAggtcttccctttccctccaAAATCGAAAACACCCCCTAAGGGAACTGATGGTTAGTTCATTCCATATTGATACTAAAACTTTGCTAGTTTTGTACACCagcaagaaatttaaagagtGGTTAGTTCATTCCATATTGATACTAAAACTTTGCTAGTTTTGTACACCagcaagaaatttaaagagtGGTTTGTGAAGGTTCTATTGACTGGTCTTGAATGAAGTCTAATGTATCAAtataagagaaaaaagagaacagTGGTGGTATTTCTCTCTGCAAAGCAATTCATACAAATTATAGCAACATGAATGAAGTGTTCTATCACTCACCTATCTAACAGTTTCTTATTTATGAATATAAGTTTATAGGAGGAGTCCATGCTAAAACAGAGGATAAAGTGAATACTCCATTGACAATAGGAACCAACATCACGATGGAAACAGAAACAATTCATGTGACCTCAATCAGATATGACATATTTGTTCTGATTCCTTGCAAAATGAAAAAGACATAGATCCAATTTGTATACTTCCTCCTCATCAAACCAGAAAATATCTTTTTGATAAGTTCATATTCTCAGCTTATTCAAATTAGTTATATATCAGACTATTTCTGGCATAGCAACAGTAAATATTCAACAGAATGCATCCCATGGAGTTGCACAAAGCACCACACTCCACCAAAGGTTCtccaattaataattaaaagcgATTGCCCTCATTAATATCTTAATACCATTAAGCGacaaatttgaattttagacgAATTATGCTTCAGCTAGATTATTTATTCCTATCTTAAGTAACAACTAACAAGGCTATCTTGTGAACTTGTCCTCTATACTGTTTGCATTATCCTTCTTGTATTGTGAGTATTATTTCTTCGTTTATCCAGAAAAAGAATGCTTTAGCTTGATTAAATTATCTCAAGTGGCACTAACAATCAAACTGTGAGTCTGtgacaaaacacaaaaaacaaatagaatgaaaagaacTTACAGTTCGCAGTGGCTTATCTTTATGGTCAATAGCATTGTTTGAGCAGTTCTTTGACATGCTGAAAAAAGAGAGATCTGATGTGTGACACTCCTCAAATACAATTAAAAgctaaatattcaaaatatcaTTCCCTCCATAACATTTATAGATTGACACCTTTCAAGATGGAGCTGCAATTCAAGACATCTGGTCTCTAAGTCTTCACAACAGTGAGTTTTGTTCTCCAGTTCCACTTCTAATGTGAAAACCTTGTGATAAGCCTCTTTCAATTCAGCTTCTTTATGCTGTACATCGAGATCTGAATTTGCCAATTTGAGCTTTTTTATTTGACCCTCAAGTACTGCATTTGATTCTTTTAAGCTTTGTAAATCTGATGTCAAGCTGGTAATAGTTTTCTCAGATTCTTGGAGTTGACTTATTAATGATTCAATCCTGTCAGTAGCTGATTTAAGTCTCCCTTCCAAGGCTCCCTTTTGAGATTCAGCACTGACcaatttatctttaatattttttaattcttctttcTCGGCATAATACATCTCTCCAGTATGTAGATCATCACCACCAGCAGTAGTTACTTGAGGCAACTTATCTGCCCCTGTAAAAAGACTTGCCTCTGCTTCACTTTCACTTCGGGTCTCGTCCCAATCAAATTGTTTCTTGATGGCATCCCTCATACTAGAAACATCCTGGATCGAAAAGCAGTGATTCATAATCCAATCCAAAGCTGTTGTTAATTCCTCAGCAAATTTTCCATGATCCGCCTTGCCATTCAGTAAATCATAACATACATGGAGAAAATGTTGCAAAACGTTAGCTAGTTCTGAAGTTTTCCACTGGAAAACACGGACCATGTATCCTGTTGGCATTCCTAGAACCTTATGTGAAAGATTATTCCCATCTCTTCCGCACAAGGGATCCAAACCATCATAATCCACAGCAGGCACACTGATTCCTTCAATGAGCTCAACTATCTTGCCTATCAATTTACTCAGATCTGCCTCAGACTGTTCTTTCACTATCTTTATTGATGAGATATCAGCATCATTTACATCACTAGATGGATCAATAAGACCAGATCCTTTGGTTGGATCAAAGACAAGTAGATCTGGATTATTCAGATGCCTCAaagctactctaacatcctcaaATATATCATCAAGGGTTTTATGAGTGATGCAACTCTGCTCCAAGACCAATTTTACTATTTCATGAAGCCATCCAGGAACATTAcctttcaaaatatcaatggaagaGGTTTCCTGATTAGACACTGACACATTAGAAATGCGAGCAGGCACTCGAACGATCTCCTTACCTGATGCATCAAAGGTAGAATCATCCATCCCAGTATCTGAAAAACCATTAATTTCATTAACTCCTTTTGAGGAAGCATGAGACATTTCAGGGGCTTTTTCAACAGAGACTATTGCTAATTTTTCCATTTCAAGGAAGTCATCCATAAGATTTATGTCTGAAGCTCCAACACTTCTGCATGACTGTGACTCCTTCTGCTTATTGCTTTTGAAGTTTTCCAATTCTGAAATCAAGGCAGAAGCCCAAGATTCAGCACAGCTAGCCTTGTCATCGCTGCCATTGTCAGACATTGATGCCAAAGAGAACTCATGTAATGCTAGGTTACTTCGAGGCTTCTCTAAGTTTAAGTGGCTTCTAGGCGAATCTCCAATCTGTGACTCCAGTTGCAAAAGTTTTGAAGCTGTGCGAGAAAGCATTACTCTTGAGAATTGTAGCTCACTCATTTTCCTATTTAGGGATTCTTTCAGagtcttgttctcttcttcaacAGCAGATAGCTGCTCTGTCAATGTACTGATTCTTCTACCAGGAGTCTCAGGAGAACTGTCAATAGAAGATTCAACCATCAAACTGCTGGTTGAGTTCAACCTCGTCCTTCTCGTTTCAAATGAATCCCGTCCCAAAACTTcaacttcatttttcatttttgccaGGGCAGCAGGACCTGGTAATCGTTTCCGAACCAGAAGCCGCAGCCTCTGACATTCTGATTCTAATTTggcaatttttttaacattctctAAGTGCTGTCTGTGAGAAACATCAGCCGTCCGGCGATTAAACTCTCTCTCTTCATTTCGGATCTCAAGTTCCTTTTCAAGGACTCGAACCTCATACTTGAAAGaggcattttctttttcaatagaGTCTAATTTAATCATCAGTGCATTATGATTTGCCTCAGCTTGATTCAATTGTCTTTTCAGATCTTCAATCAGATTTTCTTTTGCAAGAATGGACTTATTAAGATGAGAATTTTCAGTCTCCGCTTTTGCTAGCCATTTACCTACCTCAGATAACTGCTCCTCCAGAACCATGCgctctttttcaaattcttttgaaGCCTTCATCACAGCATCATGAACCCTTCGCCCTTGTTCTTCTCGAACAAAACGTAACTGTTGCATACATTCCTTGAGAGCTCCATCCAAATGGACTACTCTTTCTTCATAAATTAATCTCTGCTGCAAAGCTTCATCAAAATCATGCTTCATAGACAACACCTCAGCTTTTGCCTTCTCATAACCTTCACATTCAAGCCTTTTATCAGAGGCTGGTAACTACCTTAAAACTATTGTACTCATAATTTGGTTATTTCTGTATTTTTCAAGTCCTATATTACAGAACAGTGGGGACAGATAAGGG is part of the Arachis duranensis cultivar V14167 chromosome 1, aradu.V14167.gnm2.J7QH, whole genome shotgun sequence genome and encodes:
- the LOC107479736 gene encoding filament-like plant protein 7, encoding MDHKPWPWRKKSSEKITVTTDNTNLASKENQEVQALLADKEELEKDLKRLNDKLTSAISDCNAKGELLKKQTKIAQEATAGYEKAKAEVLSMKHDFDEALQQRLIYEERVVHLDGALKECMQQLRFVREEQGRRVHDAVMKASKEFEKERMVLEEQLSEVGKWLAKAETENSHLNKSILAKENLIEDLKRQLNQAEANHNALMIKLDSIEKENASFKYEVRVLEKELEIRNEEREFNRRTADVSHRQHLENVKKIAKLESECQRLRLLVRKRLPGPAALAKMKNEVEVLGRDSFETRRTRLNSTSSLMVESSIDSSPETPGRRISTLTEQLSAVEEENKTLKESLNRKMSELQFSRVMLSRTASKLLQLESQIGDSPRSHLNLEKPRSNLALHEFSLASMSDNGSDDKASCAESWASALISELENFKSNKQKESQSCRSVGASDINLMDDFLEMEKLAIVSVEKAPEMSHASSKGVNEINGFSDTGMDDSTFDASGKEIVRVPARISNVSVSNQETSSIDILKGNVPGWLHEIVKLVLEQSCITHKTLDDIFEDVRVALRHLNNPDLLVFDPTKGSGLIDPSSDVNDADISSIKIVKEQSEADLSKLIGKIVELIEGISVPAVDYDGLDPLCGRDGNNLSHKVLGMPTGYMVRVFQWKTSELANVLQHFLHVCYDLLNGKADHGKFAEELTTALDWIMNHCFSIQDVSSMRDAIKKQFDWDETRSESEAEASLFTGADKLPQVTTAGGDDLHTGEMYYAEKEELKNIKDKLVSAESQKGALEGRLKSATDRIESLISQLQESEKTITSLTSDLQSLKESNAVLEGQIKKLKLANSDLDVQHKEAELKEAYHKVFTLEVELENKTHCCEDLETRCLELQLHLESMSKNCSNNAIDHKDKPLRTDWEITAASEKLAECQETILNLGKQLKAIAAPKDAALFDNAIANAVTNTAPANTSHVGPSPALEKDMRVKNRSLLDQMLAEDDSKAKVSKESDGKTTHSNIPGNIETLEKILVLNGTKGNDDEDAVNSLAIVPAKKQGSGSLWKKLWRKKKSANKKAPLPSSNI